The Pyrococcus kukulkanii genome contains a region encoding:
- the smc gene encoding chromosome segregation protein SMC, with product MPYIEKLELKGFKSYGNKKVVIPFSKGFTAIVGANGSGKSNIGDAILFVLGGLSAKAMRATRISDLIFAGTKSEPPAKYAEVAIYFNNEDRGFPIDEDEVVIKRRVYPDGRSTYWLNGKRATRSEILDLLSAAMISPEGYNIVLQGDITKFIKMSPLERRLIIDDISGIAEYDAKKEKALQELKQAEENLARVDLLIREVKKQLDKLEKERNDALRYLDLKERVKKAKVALLLGEIKRLEEELSSNEAKRSSIEEEIKSLERRIEEVARLIVEKENELRKIEEELERESSEEALKVTRKIGEINSKIELAKRNIEVGKKELDEAQVRLIRAKDELKKVLSEIEKTKGAINRWSKRKDSLIDEIKAKEEERNLLVVRLGEIDRTFAVAREEFDSVVGELENAKKELYEGEAEIRRLEGEKEKLQSQILVLKARLPGIDEKIRELNSLLEEKKAQLSELEGKLASISSRRRKVEDEIEKKGRELEEVKSKLDSLEKELIKAEAQSEIRGNKAIDALKNSGIPGIYGTLAELIRVRDRQYSIAVEVALGNRADNVVVEDEIVAEKAIKFLKENRLGRLTFLPLNKIKPRKPNDSVGIPVTDVIEYDPRIDNAVRFALGDTVIVSSMEEARTHIGKVRMVTLEGELYEKSGAITGGHYKPRGLAVDTRKLKEEVESLKAKKEALEAELNSLKVELRALENQGFELRIKISDIEKEIEITRKDLDRLLAEKKAIEGEIKDSEGKIKKIEETIHAKRGELAKLRGRIERLEKKRDKLKKALENPEARELSEKIRLIEGEIAKLREELSRVESKLEAFESRLNEELLPRKASLEEEIEGLVNKINALKANIKENEEALKELTKELESLREEEREVYSKIERAKESRKNLEEEISSLRKEKEELSKRIQELRIEANTLRVRDVQLKSMLEEKRSQLKHFDKEVIKSIKEIPLDLEALKREIEEMEEEIRSLEPVNMKAIEDFEVVERRYLELKSKREKLEAEKESIIEFINEIEKEKKNVFMKTFEAIAKNFSELFAKLSPGGSARLILENPEDPFSGGLEIEAKPAGKDVKRIEAMSGGEKALTALAFVFAIQKFKPAPFYLFDEIDAHLDDANVKRVADLIKESSKESQFIVITLRDVMMANADKIIGVSMRDGVSKVVSLSLEKAMRILEEIRRKQNV from the coding sequence ATGCCCTACATAGAGAAGCTTGAGCTTAAAGGGTTCAAATCTTACGGTAATAAGAAGGTTGTCATCCCCTTCTCGAAGGGTTTTACCGCGATAGTTGGTGCCAATGGTTCCGGAAAGAGCAACATTGGAGATGCAATACTCTTCGTCCTCGGTGGACTCTCGGCGAAAGCCATGAGGGCAACGAGGATTAGTGATCTAATATTCGCTGGAACAAAAAGCGAGCCTCCGGCTAAATATGCTGAGGTAGCTATATACTTCAACAATGAGGACAGGGGATTCCCGATAGATGAGGATGAAGTTGTAATTAAGAGAAGAGTCTACCCAGATGGAAGGAGCACTTACTGGCTAAACGGAAAGAGAGCTACAAGAAGCGAAATCCTTGACCTCTTGAGTGCCGCAATGATCTCTCCCGAAGGCTACAACATAGTCCTTCAGGGTGACATAACGAAGTTCATCAAAATGAGTCCCTTGGAGAGAAGGCTAATAATTGACGATATATCAGGCATAGCGGAGTATGATGCTAAGAAGGAGAAGGCCCTTCAGGAGCTGAAGCAAGCTGAGGAAAACCTTGCGAGGGTTGATCTCCTTATAAGGGAGGTAAAGAAGCAACTGGACAAGCTCGAAAAGGAGAGGAATGATGCCCTGAGGTACCTTGATCTGAAGGAGAGGGTAAAGAAGGCTAAGGTTGCCCTGCTTCTCGGTGAGATAAAAAGGCTTGAGGAGGAGTTGTCCTCAAACGAGGCGAAGAGGAGTAGCATAGAGGAAGAAATTAAATCACTTGAGAGGAGAATAGAAGAAGTAGCTAGACTTATCGTCGAGAAGGAAAATGAGCTGAGGAAAATAGAAGAGGAGCTTGAGAGGGAGAGTAGTGAGGAGGCCCTCAAGGTAACGAGGAAGATTGGAGAGATAAACTCCAAGATAGAGTTAGCCAAGAGAAACATTGAGGTTGGAAAGAAGGAGCTTGATGAGGCCCAAGTGAGGCTGATAAGGGCTAAAGATGAACTGAAAAAGGTTCTCAGCGAGATAGAGAAAACCAAGGGTGCAATAAACAGATGGTCCAAGAGGAAGGATTCTCTAATAGATGAAATAAAGGCGAAAGAGGAGGAGAGAAACCTTCTAGTAGTTAGACTGGGGGAGATAGACAGGACTTTCGCCGTTGCAAGGGAAGAGTTTGATTCAGTGGTTGGGGAACTTGAGAATGCTAAAAAGGAGCTTTACGAAGGAGAAGCTGAGATAAGAAGGCTTGAAGGCGAAAAGGAAAAATTGCAGTCTCAAATTCTCGTTCTAAAGGCAAGGTTACCTGGTATAGATGAAAAGATTAGAGAGCTCAATTCTCTACTTGAGGAGAAAAAGGCCCAGCTTAGTGAGCTGGAAGGCAAGCTAGCCTCTATCTCCTCTCGCAGGAGAAAGGTTGAGGATGAAATTGAGAAAAAGGGGAGGGAGTTAGAGGAGGTAAAATCTAAGCTAGACTCCCTCGAAAAAGAGCTTATAAAAGCCGAGGCTCAAAGTGAGATAAGGGGGAATAAGGCAATAGATGCCCTAAAGAACTCGGGCATCCCTGGGATTTACGGAACCTTGGCTGAGCTGATAAGGGTTAGGGATCGTCAGTATTCGATTGCGGTTGAGGTTGCCCTCGGCAATAGGGCGGACAACGTAGTCGTTGAAGATGAGATTGTCGCCGAGAAGGCTATTAAGTTTCTGAAGGAGAACAGGCTTGGGAGGCTAACCTTCCTCCCCCTGAACAAGATAAAGCCAAGGAAACCAAATGATTCTGTCGGTATTCCAGTTACGGATGTAATCGAGTACGACCCCAGGATAGATAATGCAGTTAGGTTCGCCCTGGGTGATACGGTTATAGTTTCCTCCATGGAGGAGGCAAGGACCCATATCGGAAAGGTCAGGATGGTGACCTTGGAGGGAGAGCTCTATGAGAAGAGCGGAGCTATAACTGGAGGTCACTATAAGCCTAGAGGGTTGGCCGTAGATACGAGGAAGCTTAAGGAGGAAGTGGAGTCTCTAAAGGCCAAGAAGGAAGCCCTCGAGGCTGAGCTTAATTCTCTTAAAGTTGAGCTTAGGGCTTTGGAAAATCAAGGTTTTGAGCTTAGGATAAAGATCAGCGATATTGAAAAGGAAATAGAGATAACGAGGAAAGATCTTGATAGGCTTTTAGCTGAGAAAAAAGCGATAGAAGGGGAAATTAAGGATTCAGAGGGTAAAATAAAGAAAATAGAAGAGACAATTCATGCCAAGAGGGGAGAGCTGGCAAAGCTCAGGGGCAGGATAGAGAGGCTTGAAAAGAAGAGGGACAAGCTGAAGAAGGCCCTTGAGAACCCCGAGGCCAGAGAACTCAGCGAGAAGATAAGGCTGATAGAGGGGGAGATAGCGAAGCTCAGGGAGGAGCTCAGCAGGGTAGAGAGCAAGCTCGAGGCCTTTGAGTCAAGGCTTAACGAGGAGTTACTCCCCAGGAAGGCTTCATTAGAAGAGGAAATTGAAGGTTTAGTCAACAAGATAAACGCCCTCAAGGCCAACATAAAGGAGAATGAAGAGGCCCTCAAGGAGCTGACTAAGGAACTCGAATCACTTAGGGAAGAGGAAAGGGAAGTTTACTCTAAGATAGAGAGGGCCAAAGAGAGCAGGAAGAACCTAGAGGAGGAAATTTCTTCACTAAGGAAGGAGAAAGAGGAGCTCTCTAAGAGGATTCAGGAACTCAGAATAGAAGCAAACACCCTGAGGGTTAGAGACGTTCAGCTCAAGTCGATGCTTGAGGAGAAGAGGTCACAGCTAAAGCACTTCGACAAGGAGGTCATTAAGTCCATAAAGGAGATTCCCCTTGATCTCGAGGCCTTGAAGAGGGAAATAGAGGAGATGGAGGAGGAGATAAGGTCACTAGAGCCCGTGAACATGAAGGCCATAGAGGACTTTGAGGTGGTTGAGAGGAGGTACCTCGAGCTGAAGAGCAAGAGGGAAAAGCTTGAGGCCGAGAAGGAGAGCATAATAGAGTTCATTAACGAGATAGAGAAGGAAAAGAAGAACGTCTTCATGAAGACTTTTGAAGCGATAGCCAAGAACTTCTCCGAGCTTTTCGCTAAGCTGTCACCTGGGGGAAGCGCTAGGCTAATCTTGGAGAATCCAGAGGATCCGTTCTCAGGAGGGCTCGAGATAGAGGCTAAGCCAGCAGGAAAGGATGTCAAGAGGATAGAGGCTATGAGCGGTGGGGAGAAGGCTTTAACAGCCTTAGCCTTTGTCTTTGCGATTCAGAAGTTCAAGCCTGCACCATTCTACCTCTTCGACGAGATAGATGCTCACTTGGACGATGCCAACGTGAAGAGGGTCGCGGACTTAATCAAGGAGTCCTCAAAGGAGAGCCAATTCATAGTGATAACCCTTAGGGACGTCATGATGGCCAACGCGGACAAGATAATAGGAGTTTCGATGAGGGACGGCGTTAGCAAGGTAGTTTCGCTAAGCCTCGAGAAGGCAATGAGGATACTTGAGGAGATAAGGAGGAAGCAGAATGTTTGA